From Anopheles coluzzii chromosome 3, AcolN3, whole genome shotgun sequence, the proteins below share one genomic window:
- the LOC120958761 gene encoding protein Wnt-4 — MARSETDSVGGPVSLGSNGRLCGGNRARSDGWSFQQRNVFASLLILCAVCCFIECNDVITSKGELPAVSSVKNTVMAVFSPMVKAPGPCKFLAGTRKQNHQCRRDIGLPEAIKEARRLAVTHCQEQFRYDRWNCSIETRGKRNIFKKVYRETAFVHALTAAAITHAVARACAEGKMTKCQCASERKPEATSLAWRWGGCSDNLKHGKRVARNFLELQPKAGDPVAEMLRHDSEVGISAITSAMTDRCKCHGVSGSCSMKTCWRRLGDFNTTAALLRTKYHLAIRKIPINNKTTRRSAPGIFRPRETVYDQLYYFETSPTFCSVTRGRRCLHPDNCATLCCGRGYTTKVIKTLEKCRCRFTNGRCCQVVCDYCEKYEDRYYCK, encoded by the exons ATGGCCAGGAGCGAGACGGACTCGGTGGGTGGGCCCGTGTCACTAGGCAGCAACGGGAGGTTGTGCGGTGGAAATCGGGCCCGGTCCGATGGATGGTCCTTTCAGCAGCGGAACGTATTCGCGAGTTTGCTCATACTGTGCGCAGTTTGCTGCTTCATTGAGTGCAACGATGTCATCACGTCGAAAGG AGAACTGCCAGCAGTATCATCGGTGAAAAATACGGTAATGGCCGTTTTCAGTCCAATGGTCAAAGCGCCCGGTCCTTGCAAGTTTTTGGCCGGAACACGTAAACAGAACCATCAGTGTCGGCGCGATATCGGGTTGCCAGAGGCCATCAAGGAAGCGCGTCGGTTGGCGGTCACCCACTGCCAGGAACAGTTCCGCTACGACCGGTGGAACTGTTCGATCGAAACCAGGGGCAAacgaaatattttcaaaaag GTTTACCGCGAAACAGCATTTGTGCACGCACTCACTGCTGCCGCCATTACGCACGCGGTCGCCCGTGCATGCGCGGAAGGCAAGATGACCAAGTGCCAGTGCGCATCGGAACGCAAACCGGAGGCGACCAGTCTTGCCTGGCGCTGGGGTGGATGCAGTGACAATCTCAAGCACGGCAAACGAGTCGCACGAAACTTTCTCGAGCTGCAGCCGAAAGCGGGTGATCCGGTCGCCGAAATGCTACGACATGATAGTGAG GTTGGCATAAGTGCAATTACCAGTGCAATGACGGATCGCTGCAAATGCCACGGCGTTTCGGGCTCGTGCTCGATGAAAACGTGCTGGAGAAGGCTCGGTGACTTCAATACGACTGCAGCACTGCTGAGGACAAAATACCATCTTGCCATACGGAAGATTCcgatcaacaacaaaacaacgcgtCGATCGGCACCAGGGATCTTTCGTCCAAGG GAAACGGTCTACGATCAGCTGTACTACTTCGAAACCTCGCCAACGTTCTGCTCGGTGACGCGTGGCCGACGCTGTCTGCATCCGGACAACTGTGCGACACTCTGTTGTGGACGCGGCTACACCACAAAGGTCATCAAGACGCTCGAAAAGTGTCGCTGCCGGTTCACCAACGGACGCTGCTGTCAGGTCGTGTGTGACTATTGCGAAAAGTACGAAGATCGATATTACTGTAAATAG